The following coding sequences lie in one Nycticebus coucang isolate mNycCou1 chromosome 18, mNycCou1.pri, whole genome shotgun sequence genomic window:
- the LOC128571221 gene encoding translation initiation factor IF-2-like, producing MQPTSPATAHAAVASGADMTRRCMPARPGFPSSPALGSSPPRCHLRPGSAAPAAAGKRTESPGDRYRAEGLRRGRVAGARVGGEDCRRPLFQFPPSSASPDRGVRVPSSPRPASPPRRGSWELEFSFSVVGLLLDGYGELVLGRA from the coding sequence ATGCAACCAACTTCTCCAGCCACAGCTCATGCCGCCGTCGCCAGCGGCGCCGACATGACAAGGCGCTGCATGCCTGCTAGGCCAGGTTTCCCCTCATCCCCAGCCCTCGGGTCGTCGCCCCCGCGCTGCCATCTGAGACCCGGTAGTGCCGCCCCTGCTGCAGCGGGAAAGAGAACAGAGAGTCCTGGGGACAGGTACCGTGCAGAGGGCTTGAGAAGGGGCCGGGTCGCGGGGGCAAGGGTAGGAGGGGAGGACTGCAGACGGCCACTCTTCCAGTTCCCGCCATCCTCCGCGAGCCCGGACCGTGGCGTTCGGGTCCCGTCGAGCCCTCGCCCAGCCTCGCCTCCGCGCAGGGGCTCCTGGGAGTTggagttttccttttctgtagttGGGCTGCTGCTCGATGGCTACGGAGAACTCGTCTTAGGTAGAGCATGA